One window from the genome of Elaeis guineensis isolate ETL-2024a chromosome 5, EG11, whole genome shotgun sequence encodes:
- the LOC105045979 gene encoding probable serine/threonine-protein kinase PBL1, with the protein MGCFTVLKNKKKKKSGHFVNKKPIISQENMATSLPEPESRGPSLQSAPPSFRNRTELAQSASRVANSRARALSAPCSLVVVDHDAFSSIELDDQEEFKGRGGSVKEQRFSNPLPLPLPSPQATSGLKNRGSFKLSNVSGPILTSGPLPLPPSAGGGLRNFSFEEISLACQQFSVDRCVSEGISSTVYKASFGDDTTGFKRIEATVTRLLPSSQGLKEFLNEVNTLATLQHPQLCKLLGFHAREGSDERMLVYERLYYGSLDRLLYGRSDGPSIDWSTRMKVALCAAQGLAFLHEEGPFQAMYNEFSTSNIQVDKDFSAKLSGYGCVSSSSEIEITNATAATANLSVETLEKGLLTPKSNVWSFGIVLLELLTGRKNLDARYQKEERNIIKWSRPFLTDDCRLSLIIDPRIKGRFPPKAARTVADIALKCLQKDPSERPTMRAIMESLKNVQDMKYPCRYPLQEPSAVAGKQMLKSPSLNGITIPPPQSNFSPSPPSGFQTSSSPRTSMSMPLPPRTCSLTISLEESRINAVRKSPSPVLLRRPGVEGF; encoded by the exons ATGGGCTGCTTCACCGTcttgaaaaataagaagaagaagaaaagcggGCACTTTGTGAACAAGAAACCTATTATCAGTCAGGAGAATATGGCTACCTCTCTTCCTGAACCAGAATCTCGTGGTCCATCGCTCCAATCGGCTCCTCCAAGTTTCAGGAACAGAACCGAATTGGCCCAATCAGCTAGCCGAGTAGCTAACAGCAGAGCCCGAGCATTGTCAGCTCCTTGTAGTCTTGTTGTGGTGGATCACGATGCGTTCTCATCGATAGAATTGGATGACCAAGAAGAATTTAAGGGTAGAGGAGGATCAGTAAAAGAACAGCGCTTTTCAAATCCCCTGCCTCTCCCTTTACCATCACCTCAAGCGACCTCTGGCTTGAAGAATAGGGGTAGTTTCAAATTGAGCAATGTTAGTGGCCCTATTCTGACTTCTGGTCCTTTGCCTTTGCCTCCGTCAGCAGGAGGAGGGCTTCGAAATTTCTCCTTCGAAGAGATTTCCTTAGCATGCCAGCAATTCTCTGTTGATCGGTGTGTGTCAGAAGGTATCTCATCCACAGTTTACAAGGCATCCTTTGGTGATGACACCACAGGCTTCAAGAGGATTGAAGCCACAGTCACTCGTTTGCTTCCTTCCTCGCAG GGGTTGAAGGAATTTCTGAATGAGGTGAACACATTAGCAACCTTACAACATCCTCAACTTTGTAAATTGCTTGGTTTTCATGCACGTGAGGGCTCTGATGAACGGATGTTGGTATATGAGAGGCTTTATTATGGAAGCTTAGATCGACTTCTTTATGGGAGATCTGATGGTCCTTCCATTGACTGGAGTACACGGATGAAAGTAGCCCTCTGTGCTGCACAAGGCCTTGCATTTTTGCATGAAGAAGGACCTTTTCAG GCCATGTACAACGAGTTCTCAACTTCAAATATACAAGTTGACAAAGATTTCAGTGCAAAGCTATCGGGATATGGATGTGTGAGCTCCAGTTCAGAGATAGAGATTACAAATGCAACTGCT GCTACTGCAAATCTATCCGTGGAGACCTTGGAGAAAGGATTGCTTACTCCCAAGAGTAATGTATGGAGTTTTGGCATAGTCCTCCTTGAACTGCTGACTGGCAGGAAGAATCTCGACGCTCGCTATCAGAAAGAAGAACGGAACATCATCAAATGGAGCAGACCTTTTCTCACTGATGATTGCCGTCTATCCCTTATCATAGACCCCCGCATCAAAGGGCGTTTCCCTCCCAAAGCTGCCCGGACTGTTGCTGATATTGCCTTGAAATGCCTTCAGAAGGACCCCTCGGAGAGGCCTACCATGAGGGCCATCATGGAATCCCTTAAGAATGTTCAGGATATGAAATACCCCTGCCGCTATCCTCTGCAAGAACCATCTGCTGTGGCAGGCAAACAGATGCTGAAATCCCCTAGCCTCAATGGAATCACAATCCCGCCGCCACAATCAAATTTTTCACCTTCACCCCCCTCAGGATTCCAAACATCATCGTCACCAAGAACATCCATGAGCATGCCTCTTCCCCCTCGAACTTGTTCTTTAACCATCTCACTGGAAGAGAGTAGGATCAATGCTGTTAGGAAATCACCTTCTCCTGTGCTGCTACGGAGGCCTGGGGTGGAAGGGTTTTAA